One Erysipelothrix amsterdamensis DNA window includes the following coding sequences:
- the nagA gene encoding N-acetylglucosamine-6-phosphate deacetylase has translation MLIINGRIYLEDRVIENGYVLTENETIKALGLMENVPAYTGEIVDAKGMNVLPGFIDQHIHGANGADNMDGTEEAVATIARFLPKEGTTSYCATTMTQSVEAVDKALGEIVKYAKNNNKPGEAEIVGIHLEGPFISAKHIGAQNPKYVLKPTLEAFDHFWDVSEGMIKVITYAPEEAEIGFTDHLRSLNVVPSAGHTDASCQQIEDEIENGLSNLTHFHNAMKPHHHREPGAVTAGFMNPTLKAEMICDGIHLNPDVVKATYQIKGAENFIAITDSMRAKGLPDGNYDLGGQEVIKKGKECRIATGSLAGSVAEMDFVVRNIKHFTGAPMHDLVKMSSENAAKHLEIFGRKGSIAINKDADLVICDDDINVQTTICRGVIGYQK, from the coding sequence ATGTTAATTATAAACGGACGTATTTATTTAGAAGACCGCGTAATCGAAAACGGTTATGTGCTTACAGAAAATGAAACCATTAAAGCGCTTGGTTTAATGGAAAATGTTCCCGCTTATACGGGAGAAATTGTGGATGCGAAGGGGATGAATGTTTTACCAGGATTCATTGATCAACACATCCATGGTGCCAATGGTGCTGATAATATGGATGGTACTGAAGAAGCAGTCGCAACCATTGCGCGTTTCTTACCGAAAGAAGGTACCACATCATATTGTGCAACGACGATGACTCAATCCGTTGAAGCTGTGGATAAAGCTTTAGGCGAGATTGTGAAGTATGCGAAAAACAATAATAAACCTGGGGAAGCAGAAATCGTAGGGATTCATTTAGAAGGACCCTTTATTTCCGCTAAACATATTGGAGCACAAAATCCTAAATATGTTTTAAAACCAACACTTGAAGCATTTGATCATTTCTGGGATGTCTCAGAAGGAATGATTAAGGTCATTACTTATGCACCAGAAGAAGCAGAAATTGGATTTACCGATCACTTACGTTCGTTAAATGTTGTGCCTTCCGCAGGTCATACGGATGCATCCTGCCAACAAATCGAAGATGAGATTGAGAATGGACTCTCAAACTTAACACACTTCCATAATGCGATGAAACCACATCATCACCGTGAACCGGGTGCCGTTACAGCTGGTTTTATGAATCCAACACTTAAAGCAGAAATGATCTGTGATGGTATTCATTTAAATCCGGATGTTGTGAAAGCGACATACCAAATTAAAGGTGCGGAGAACTTTATTGCGATTACAGACTCAATGCGCGCGAAAGGACTTCCTGATGGTAACTATGACCTTGGAGGTCAAGAAGTTATTAAAAAAGGGAAAGAATGCCGTATCGCGACAGGATCGCTTGCAGGTTCTGTAGCGGAAATGGATTTTGTAGTCCGTAACATTAAACACTTTACGGGTGCTCCAATGCACGATCTTGTGAAGATGTCATCAGAAAATGCTGCGAAACACTTAGAAATCTTTGGACGTAAAGGAAGCATTGCGATCAATAAAGATGCTGACCTTGTAATTTGTGATGATGATATTAATGTTCAAACAACAATATGCCGTGGTGTTATTGGTTATCAAAAATAA
- a CDS encoding zinc ribbon domain-containing protein YjdM, with amino-acid sequence MTLPNCPQCTSEYTYEDRDLFVCPECGHEWNALSTQEAMLVVKDAHGTVLTDGDDIVITKDLKVKGASSALKQGTKVKNIKLVEGDHNIDCRIEGFGAMSLKSEFVKKA; translated from the coding sequence ATGACATTACCAAATTGTCCTCAGTGTACTTCAGAGTACACGTATGAGGATCGAGATTTATTCGTATGTCCAGAATGTGGACATGAGTGGAATGCCTTGAGCACTCAAGAAGCAATGCTTGTGGTAAAGGACGCACATGGAACCGTACTTACAGATGGTGATGATATCGTCATCACAAAAGACCTTAAAGTAAAAGGGGCATCCAGTGCTTTAAAACAAGGTACAAAGGTTAAAAATATTAAACTTGTGGAAGGGGATCATAATATTGATTGTCGCATCGAAGGTTTTGGTGCCATGAGTTTAAAATCAGAATTTGTAAAGAAAGCTTAG
- the agaF gene encoding PTS galactosamine/N-acetylgalactosamine transporter subunit IIA: protein MIGIIVTGHGRFAEGLSSSVELIAGAQPQYKSVLFLEESGPEKLSSDLKEAIAEVNTGEGVLVFTDLKGGTPFKESVMIAMNHTDVHVLAGTNLPMLLEASLMRLSEPAIYDFAKSLAETGASQVELFEMPEAEEASDDFSDGI from the coding sequence ATGATCGGAATTATCGTTACAGGTCACGGAAGATTTGCTGAAGGTTTGTCTTCATCCGTTGAACTTATTGCAGGTGCACAACCTCAATATAAAAGTGTTTTATTTTTAGAAGAATCAGGTCCTGAAAAATTATCAAGCGATCTTAAAGAAGCGATTGCTGAAGTAAATACAGGCGAAGGTGTTCTTGTCTTTACAGATTTAAAAGGTGGAACACCCTTTAAAGAATCCGTTATGATCGCAATGAACCACACTGATGTACACGTTCTTGCAGGAACAAACCTACCAATGCTTCTCGAAGCAAGTTTAATGCGTTTAAGTGAACCTGCAATTTATGACTTTGCGAAATCACTTGCTGAAACAGGTGCTTCACAAGTTGAACTCTTTGAAATGCCTGAAGCTGAAGAAGCTTCTGACGATTTCTCAGACGGAATTTAA
- a CDS encoding glucosamine-6-phosphate deaminase — translation MKLYVVENSDAGAALGFELISKDLNEGKLNVFGLATGSTPISFYDKITASDLDFSNVISINLDEYIGIGADHDQSYHYFMNKHFFSKKPFKVNYLPNGLEEDAEKECKRYDDIIASNPIDVQILGLGINGHIGFNEPGASFEGLTQKVSLTESTIEANARFFETRDDVPRYAYSMGIKSIMSAQKIVLFAYGDAKKDAVYNMMEGTPTEDCPASALQNHDDVIVIIDKAAAALLDLSKHQ, via the coding sequence ATGAAATTATATGTTGTAGAAAACAGCGATGCAGGAGCAGCGTTAGGTTTCGAACTCATTAGTAAAGATTTAAACGAAGGAAAATTAAATGTATTCGGTTTGGCTACAGGGAGCACACCGATTTCATTCTACGATAAAATTACTGCAAGTGATTTAGATTTCTCAAATGTTATCTCAATTAACTTGGATGAATATATTGGTATTGGCGCAGATCATGATCAAAGTTACCACTACTTCATGAACAAGCATTTCTTCAGTAAAAAACCATTCAAAGTAAACTATTTACCAAATGGTTTGGAAGAAGATGCAGAGAAAGAATGTAAACGTTACGATGATATTATTGCTTCAAATCCAATTGATGTTCAAATTTTAGGACTTGGAATCAATGGTCATATCGGTTTTAATGAACCGGGTGCATCATTTGAAGGATTAACACAAAAAGTTTCACTTACAGAATCCACAATTGAAGCAAACGCACGTTTCTTTGAAACTCGTGATGATGTACCACGTTATGCTTATTCAATGGGTATTAAATCCATTATGTCAGCTCAAAAAATCGTATTATTTGCATACGGTGATGCGAAAAAAGATGCTGTATACAATATGATGGAAGGGACACCTACAGAAGACTGTCCTGCAAGTGCACTTCAAAATCACGATGATGTCATCGTAATTATTGATAAAGCTGCAGCAGCTTTATTAGACCTTTCTAAACATCAATAA